A single genomic interval of Saccharomyces kudriavzevii IFO 1802 strain IFO1802 genome assembly, chromosome: 3 harbors:
- the SLM5 gene encoding asparagine--tRNA ligase SLM5 (similar to Saccharomyces cerevisiae SLM5 (YCR024C); ancestral locus Anc_1.449), with protein MFRACCPIKSGRFYSSLTVKSLYEQVHRARHDSISIHGWIKSIRILKRVAFLDLQDGTSVNPLRIVVPLTTTDDAQFLKNLKTGQTLSVSNAVWQDTPNREQPFELQIKRPIDSIQLIGPVSENYPLQKKFQTLPYLRTLPTLKYRTSYLSAILRLRSFVELQFMLYFQKNHFTKVSPPILTSNDCEGAGELFQVSTNQSSTASSYFGKPTYLTVSTQLHLEILALSLSRCWTLSPCFRAERSDTPRHLSEFWMLEVEMCFVNSIQELTSFVETTMKHVINACVDNQEELLPKQFVSLQEDEASSRPSLDQEKQQIKSRWQSLVNEEWQTITYTQAIEILKKHHNQDLHFQYEPEWGQPLQTEHEKFLAGEYFKSPVFVTDYPRVCKAFYMKQNSTPNDTVACFDLLVPGMGEIIGGSLREDDYDKLCKEMKERGMNESGELDWYLSLRKEGSAPHGGFGLGFERFISYLYGNHNIRDAIPFHRTSTGSINF; from the coding sequence ATGTTTCGCGCTTGCTGCCCGATAAAGAGTGGTAGGTTTTACTCGTCACTGACCGTTAAATCACTGTACGAGCAAGTGCACCGTGCCCGCCATGATTCTATTTCAATTCATGGATGGATCAAGTCGATAAGGATATTGAAGCGTGTAGCGTTCTTAGACCTGCAAGACGGGACTTCAGTCAACCCTTTAAGAATAGTAGTCCCACTAACAACTACTGACGATGCAcagttcttgaaaaatttgaaaactggCCAAACTTTATCCGTTTCTAATGCTGTTTGGCAAGATACCCCCAATAGAGAACAGCCTTTTGAGCTGCAAATCAAAAGGCCCATCGATTCGATCCAACTGATAGGCCCCGTTTCAGAAAACTATCCattacaaaagaaatttcagaCTTTGCCGTACTTAAGAACTTTACCTACATTAAAATATAGGACCTCTTATTTGAGCGCGATTTTGAGATTACGATCATTCGTAGAATTACAGTTCATGCTTTACTTCCAGAAGAATCATTTCACCAAAGTCTCGCCACCAATATTAACTTCAAACGACTGTGAAGGTGCCGGTGAGTTGTTTCAAGTTTCCACAAATCAGTCGTCGACCGcatcttcatattttgGAAAGCCGACTTATTTGACTGTATCTACTCAATTGCACTTAGAAATCTTGGCTTTATCACTGTCCAGATGCTGGACGCTATCCCCTTGCTTCCGAGCTGAAAGAAGTGATACTCCAAGACATCTCTCAGAGTTTTGGATGCTTGAAGTAGAAATGTGTTTTGTGAATAGTATCCAAGAGTTAACATCGTTTGTAGAGACTACAATGAAGCACGTAATCAATGCATGTGTGGATAACCAAGAAGAACTTTTGCCGAAGCAATTTGTCTCTTTGCAAGAAGATGAAGCTTCATCAAGACCATCGCTAGATCAGGAGAAACAACAAATAAAGTCGCGATGGCAAAGTCTAGTAAATGAGGAATGGCAAACTATAACCTACACGCAGGCCATCGAAATTCTCAAAAAGCACCACAATCAGGATTTGCATTTTCAGTACGAACCAGAATGGGGTCAACCTTTGCAGACTgaacatgaaaaatttttagcCGGCGAGTATTTCAAATCGCCAGTTTTCGTTACTGACTATCCACGTGTCTGCAAAGCGTTCTATATGAAACAGAATTCTACTCCCAATGACACTGTGGCATGCTTCGATTTACTTGTTCCGGGAATGGGCGAAATTATCGGTGGAAGTTTAAGAGAAGATGATTATGACAAGTTATGtaaagaaatgaaagagCGCGGTATGAATGAATCTGGTGAACTGGATTGGTACCTTTCCTTGAGAAAAGAGGGCAGTGCACCACATGGTGGGTTTGGACTAGGCTTTGAGAGATTTATCTCATACTTATACGGCAACCACAATATAAGGGATGCTATTCCTTTCCATAGAACATCTACGGGATCcataaatttttga
- the PMP1 gene encoding proteolipid ATPase (similar to Saccharomyces cerevisiae PMP1 (YCR024C-A) and PMP2 (YEL017C-A); ancestral locus Anc_1.446) produces the protein MTLPGGVILVFILVGLACIAIISTIIYRKWQARQKGLERF, from the coding sequence ATGACTTTACCAGGTGGTGTTATTCtagttttcattttggtCGGTTTGGCTTGTATCGCCATTATCTCTACGATTATCTACAGAAAGTGGCAAGCTAGACAAAAAGGtttggaaagattttaA
- the SKDI03G0890 gene encoding uncharacterized protein (similar to Saccharomyces cerevisiae YCR023C; ancestral locus Anc_1.451) has translation MARQKLTFKQQMDGFPWVQLMVVSLVRFSEPIAFSSLFPYVFFMVKDFKIAPNDAQVSKYSGYLSSSFALCQVISAYHWGRFSEAHGRKITLTCGLIGTSISLLILGFSHNFYQALVARSLMGLLNGNVGVIRTIIGEIATERKHQALAFSTMPLLFQFGAVIGPMIGGFLVFRDGTINEVPSWFPDFAKKIIKSYPYALPNVVVCVFLMFGLLNATLFLEETHPVFKNRKDYGLEVGDFIKKNILGIQPKRRPWQKCTHGGSENIDHGDEEINANEVRVHDENENAPLLDTVNDSDAESVQSVEPILTRRQSVGLIRTYSLHEPTDALHADTDTASDGCKESSIFHHVFHTKVFYPISVNFIMALHLIVYNEFLPVFLAYDLTVDPENPKKLASKFPWKISGGIGYEPEQTGTLLSTTGIFGCLVVIFILPVIDRKFDCLTIFRSLVKLYPIMYIMVPYVVFLQGERIPSWCTVVYLYIITGIKTFCGALTSPQIMLLIHNSSPLGCRSVINGATISISASARFIGPLVWGYIMSWSQQNDVAWVSWWSLSLFCMVALYQSYKIAPIDDDENADNQQDRGSTNNPRTKTSNSRLGRRSSLSSLSN, from the coding sequence ATGGCACGTCAAAAGCTTACCTTTAAACAACAAATGGATGGGTTCCCCTGGGTCCAACTGATGGTTGTGTCCTTAGTTAGGTTCAGTGAACCAAttgccttttcttcattatttccatatgtttttttcatggttaaagatttcaaaattgctCCCAATGATGCCCAAGTGTCTAAGTATTCAGGTTACCTGTCTTCATCGTTCGCGTTATGTCAAGTCATATCTGCATACCATTGGGGCAGATTCTCTGAGGCGCATGGCAGAAAGATAACTTTGACTTGTGGGCTTATAGGAACATCTatatcattattgatattgGGGTTTTCACACAATTTTTATCAGGCTTTGGTTGCCAGAAGTTTAATGGGATTACTAAACGGCAATGTCGGAGTTATCAGAACCATCATTGGTGAAATTGCCactgaaagaaaacatcaGGCTTTGGCCTTCAGTACTATGCCATTACTATTTCAATTCGGTGCTGTTATCGGGCCCATGATTGGAGGGTTTCTTGTATTCAGAGATGGAACAATAAATGAAGTGCCGTCATGGTTCCCTGACTtcgccaaaaaaataattaaaTCATATCCGTACGCTTTGCCTAACGTAGTTGTATGTGTATTCTTAATGTTTGGCTTACTTAATGCAACCTTATTTCTGGAGGAAACACACcctgttttcaaaaataggAAAGATTATGGCTTAGAAGTTGGTGActttattaaaaaaaatatacttGGCATACAACCTAAAAGAAGACCTTGGCAAAAATGCACTCATGGTGGTTCGGAGAATATTGATCATGGAGACGAAGAAATAAACGCCAATGAAGTGCGAGTCCATGAcgagaatgaaaatgctCCGTTATTAGACACTGTTAACGACAGTGACGCTGAAAGTGTGCAATCCGTTGAGCCTATTTTAACAAGAAGACAATCTGTAGGACTGATTAGGACATATTCCCTTCATGAACCAACTGATGCTCTGCATGCTGATACTGACACAGCTTCAGATGGTTGTAAAGAAAGcagtatttttcatcatgtTTTCCATACGAAAGTGTTTTATCCTATATCAGTGAACTTCATTATGGCTTTACATTTGATTGTCTATAATGAATTTCTGCCTGTCTTCTTGGCTTATGATTTAACTGTGGATCCGGAAAATCCGAAGAAGTTAGCTTCCAAATTTCCCTGGAAAATTTCGGGTGGTATAGGTTATGAGCCAGAACAGACTGGTACTCTTTTGTCGACAACTGGTATATTTGGTTGTCTTGTGGTCATATTTATTCTTCCCGTTATTGATCGTAAATTCGACTGTTTAACAATTTTCAGATCATTAGTCAAGTTGTATCCTATTATGTATATTATGGTCCCATACGTTGTCTTTTTACAAGGCGAACGGATTCCCAGCTGGTGTACTGTAGTATATTTGTACATAATCACAGGGATAAAGACGTTTTGCGGCGCCTTAACATCCCCGCAAATTATGTTGTTGATTCACAACTCGAGCCCTTTGGGTTGCAGGTCGGTCATTAATGGTGCCACTATCAGTATTTCTGCCTCTGCTCGATTCATAGGTCCTTTGGTTTGGGGTTATATTATGTCTTGGTCCCAGCAAAATGATGTTGCTTGGGTCAGTTGGTGGTCGTTGAGTCTTTTCTGCATGGTGGCACTTTATCAAAGTTATAAGATAGCCCCAattgatgacgatgaaaacGCGGATAATCAACAAGACCGTGGAAGCACTAATAATCCTCGAACCAAAACTTCTAATTCAAGATTGGGTCGCCGCTCCAGTTTGAGTAGCTTGAGTAATTAA